The Altererythrobacter sp. CAU 1644 genome has a window encoding:
- a CDS encoding 2-hydroxyacid dehydrogenase, which yields MAETAATMRKPIEGKPKVVVTRHLMPAVEARMVELFDTTLNEEDRPFSRDELIAAMQDTDVLVPTVTDRIDAEMIAQAGERLKLIASFGAGTEHIDLRAAAARKIMVTNTPSVFTDDTADIAMCGIIGVPRRIREGVELVRRGQWTGWAPSRMLGRKLGGKVLGIVGMGRIGQAVAHRARAFGLEIAYHNRKRLPEAVERMFHARHVESLDELLAQADIVTLHSPLTEETRGMIDARRLALMKPGASIINTARGELIDQEALIAALESGHLLGAGLDVYPEEPRVDPRLIRHPNVMTLPHIGSATAEGREASGEKVIANIRFWMDGHRPPDQVLEGLV from the coding sequence TCGAGGGCAAACCCAAGGTCGTGGTGACCCGCCACCTGATGCCTGCGGTGGAAGCGCGCATGGTCGAATTGTTCGATACCACGCTCAATGAGGAGGATCGCCCCTTCTCGCGCGACGAACTGATTGCCGCGATGCAAGATACCGATGTGTTGGTCCCTACCGTGACCGACCGCATCGATGCCGAGATGATTGCCCAGGCGGGCGAACGGTTGAAGCTCATCGCCAGTTTCGGCGCGGGGACCGAGCATATCGATCTCAGGGCGGCAGCAGCTCGCAAGATCATGGTCACCAACACGCCAAGCGTATTCACCGATGACACGGCTGACATCGCGATGTGCGGGATCATTGGCGTGCCCCGACGCATTCGGGAAGGCGTGGAACTGGTCCGCCGCGGGCAATGGACTGGATGGGCTCCCTCAAGGATGCTGGGACGCAAACTCGGCGGCAAGGTGCTGGGGATTGTCGGCATGGGCCGGATCGGCCAGGCCGTGGCGCACCGCGCACGCGCCTTTGGCCTCGAGATCGCGTACCACAACCGCAAGCGCCTTCCCGAAGCTGTCGAGCGCATGTTTCACGCACGGCATGTCGAGAGCCTCGACGAATTGCTCGCGCAGGCCGACATCGTGACGCTGCACAGCCCGCTAACCGAGGAAACCCGCGGCATGATCGATGCTCGGAGGTTGGCGCTGATGAAGCCCGGCGCCTCGATCATCAACACGGCGCGCGGCGAACTGATCGACCAGGAAGCGCTGATTGCGGCACTGGAGAGCGGTCACCTACTTGGCGCAGGGCTCGACGTCTATCCCGAAGAGCCGCGAGTCGACCCGCGGTTGATCCGGCACCCCAACGTCATGACCTTGCCCCATATCGGCAGCGCGACCGCCGAAGGCCGCGAGGCATCGGGCGAGAAGGTCATCGCCAATATCCGCTTCTGGATGGACGGGCATCGCCCGCCCGATCAGGTGCTTGAAGGGCTGGTTTAG
- a CDS encoding ammonium transporter, whose amino-acid sequence MKRLAACFVMLASTPFAVAAQETAIATNDSGDSAWILTASALVLMMTLPGLGLFYGGLVRAKNVLSVLLQCGAIAALASVLWVVVGYTLAFGQVSGGWLGAGNAWMLIDLGDLRLGTSMPESTFVLFQMTFAIITPALMVGAWVDRARFGWVLGFSALWGLVVYAPVAHWVWGGGWLASQFGVLDFAGGITVHTTAGVSALVIALLLGKRDGFPIRLMLPHAPVLTMIGAAMLWVGWFGFNGGSAFAATDDASAAIINTHVAASSAALVWLLVERFTVGRPTSIGWATGAIAGLATVTPAAGFISPGAAILFGAAAGVICYAAIQLVKFRLKIDDSLDVFAVHGIGGMLGTMLLGAFLSPSFGGTGYAEGMSMGTQLGSQAFAIAVVAVYSAIASAILALMVSLLFPMRVSKDEETEGLDITSHGERGWEMD is encoded by the coding sequence ATGAAGCGTTTGGCCGCATGTTTCGTGATGCTGGCGAGCACACCTTTCGCCGTTGCCGCGCAGGAAACCGCAATCGCAACCAATGACAGCGGCGATAGCGCCTGGATCCTCACAGCCTCTGCGCTCGTCCTGATGATGACCCTGCCCGGGCTTGGCCTGTTCTACGGAGGATTGGTCCGCGCCAAGAACGTACTCTCGGTCCTGCTCCAATGCGGCGCGATCGCCGCTTTGGCATCAGTCCTGTGGGTCGTGGTGGGGTACACTCTCGCCTTCGGCCAGGTGTCGGGAGGCTGGCTTGGCGCGGGGAATGCATGGATGCTGATTGATCTCGGCGACCTGCGATTGGGCACTTCGATGCCGGAAAGCACCTTCGTGCTGTTCCAGATGACCTTTGCCATCATCACCCCGGCGTTGATGGTGGGCGCGTGGGTCGACCGCGCCCGTTTCGGCTGGGTGCTTGGCTTCAGCGCGCTCTGGGGGCTCGTGGTCTATGCCCCTGTCGCGCATTGGGTCTGGGGCGGCGGATGGCTCGCAAGTCAGTTCGGAGTGCTCGATTTCGCCGGTGGGATCACAGTTCACACAACGGCAGGGGTCTCGGCGCTGGTCATCGCCTTGCTGCTCGGGAAGCGCGACGGTTTCCCCATCCGCCTGATGCTGCCGCATGCTCCGGTGCTCACCATGATCGGCGCGGCCATGCTGTGGGTCGGCTGGTTCGGTTTCAACGGCGGATCGGCTTTCGCCGCGACCGACGATGCCTCGGCCGCGATCATCAACACGCATGTTGCCGCGAGCTCGGCAGCGCTCGTCTGGTTGCTGGTAGAACGGTTTACTGTCGGCAGGCCGACCAGCATCGGCTGGGCCACCGGCGCTATTGCCGGCCTCGCCACGGTAACTCCTGCCGCCGGGTTCATCTCGCCGGGCGCGGCCATCCTGTTTGGCGCTGCGGCTGGCGTGATCTGTTACGCCGCGATCCAGCTGGTGAAATTCCGCCTCAAGATCGACGATTCGCTCGATGTGTTCGCCGTGCACGGCATCGGCGGGATGCTCGGCACCATGCTGCTCGGCGCGTTCCTGTCGCCCTCTTTCGGCGGTACTGGCTATGCGGAAGGCATGAGCATGGGCACGCAGCTTGGCTCGCAAGCCTTCGCGATCGCGGTCGTCGCCGTCTACAGCGCCATCGCGAGCGCGATCCTCGCCCTGATGGTCAGCCTGCTGTTCCCGATGCGTGTTTCAAAGGACGAGGAGACCGAGGGGCTCGACATCACCAGCCACGGCGAACGCGGCTGGGAAATGGACTGA
- a CDS encoding winged helix-turn-helix domain-containing tetratricopeptide repeat protein produces MPSDVVLYRFDRFELDPARFELREGGVPVQIEPQVLSLLLLLVANAERMVDKDELIEKVWGGRIVSETAVSSRIKSARQAIGDDGKAQRLIRTVHGRGFRFVGKLETELRQQRGQWETAPTRDAPLAEHETTRPSIAVLPFRIVGEPGRFDFMAAALPDELITDLARLRYLFVIARGSSFRFNSGDADFAAVGTTLKVRYILSGSVETAGSDVIIRVELSDVRSGGVIWNERYRGAADEASHLRETILGSVIANVEQRIPMHEAQRARLLPDTQLDAWSAYHLGLDHMFRFNGADNQRAAVLFARAVDQDPHFARAYGGLSFTHFQNAFLHGAVDRDREVAAAKAFAERAVQTDSLDPFAHFNLGRTHWLEGDLRASITSLEHSTVLSPNYAQGVYAKAWAETLAGESEAGDKDAALALELSPLDPLRFAMVATRAFAHMTSGNTEAGAELGEQAANTPGAHRHIKLIAAIGAHLNGEPDKAQAWLARSRQSVEPSAAEFLQAFPFSEGPAREVIERALRDLGL; encoded by the coding sequence ATGCCGTCAGATGTCGTCCTTTACCGGTTTGATCGTTTCGAACTCGATCCCGCGCGCTTCGAGTTGCGCGAAGGCGGGGTGCCGGTGCAGATCGAGCCCCAGGTGCTTTCGCTGCTGCTGTTGCTCGTCGCCAATGCCGAGCGCATGGTCGACAAGGATGAGCTGATCGAGAAAGTTTGGGGCGGGCGCATCGTGTCGGAGACAGCGGTCTCCTCGCGCATCAAGTCGGCGCGGCAAGCAATCGGCGACGATGGCAAAGCCCAGCGCCTGATCAGGACGGTGCACGGGCGCGGGTTCCGCTTTGTCGGCAAACTGGAAACGGAGCTGCGACAGCAACGCGGACAATGGGAAACTGCGCCCACACGTGACGCACCGTTGGCCGAGCACGAGACGACGCGGCCATCGATCGCAGTACTGCCGTTTCGTATCGTAGGCGAGCCGGGCCGCTTCGATTTCATGGCGGCAGCACTGCCCGATGAACTCATCACCGACCTTGCTCGCTTGCGTTATCTCTTCGTCATTGCTCGCGGTTCTTCGTTCCGGTTCAACAGCGGCGATGCCGATTTCGCCGCAGTGGGTACCACGCTCAAGGTCCGCTACATCCTGAGCGGGAGCGTCGAGACTGCCGGCAGCGATGTTATCATTCGCGTCGAGCTTTCCGACGTCCGCAGTGGTGGCGTGATCTGGAACGAGCGTTATCGCGGTGCAGCGGACGAGGCGTCGCATTTGCGTGAGACGATCCTCGGCAGCGTCATCGCCAATGTCGAACAGCGCATACCGATGCACGAGGCACAGCGCGCGCGCTTGCTGCCGGATACGCAGCTCGATGCCTGGTCGGCCTATCATCTCGGGCTCGATCACATGTTCCGCTTCAACGGTGCGGACAATCAGCGGGCGGCCGTGTTGTTTGCCCGTGCGGTCGATCAGGACCCGCACTTCGCCCGCGCCTACGGTGGGCTATCCTTCACCCACTTCCAGAACGCATTTCTACATGGCGCGGTCGACCGCGACCGTGAAGTGGCGGCGGCAAAGGCCTTTGCCGAACGCGCGGTGCAAACCGATTCGCTTGATCCATTCGCGCATTTCAATCTCGGCCGGACGCACTGGCTGGAGGGGGATCTCCGCGCGAGCATCACCTCGCTCGAGCACTCGACGGTGCTGAGTCCAAACTATGCTCAAGGTGTCTATGCCAAGGCGTGGGCGGAAACGCTGGCAGGCGAGAGCGAGGCGGGCGACAAGGACGCGGCGCTGGCGCTCGAACTGAGCCCGCTCGATCCGCTGCGCTTTGCAATGGTGGCGACCCGCGCCTTCGCGCATATGACGAGCGGCAATACCGAGGCCGGAGCCGAGCTTGGTGAGCAGGCGGCAAACACTCCCGGGGCGCATCGCCACATCAAGCTGATCGCGGCAATCGGTGCCCACCTCAACGGCGAACCGGACAAGGCGCAGGCGTGGCTGGCGCGATCGCGCCAGTCGGTCGAACCGAGCGCCGCAGAGTTCCTTCAGGCTTTTCCCTTCAGCGAAGGTCCGGCCCGCGAAGTCATCGAGCGCGCGTTAAGGGACCTGGGGCTGTAG
- a CDS encoding tautomerase family protein, which yields MPLVTIDVIKDVFTAEEKAELIENVTEAMIKVEGEGMRQVTWVRIMEVEQGDWAIGGNRLGADDVQALKAA from the coding sequence ATGCCGCTCGTAACTATCGATGTGATCAAGGACGTCTTCACCGCCGAGGAAAAGGCCGAGCTGATCGAGAATGTCACTGAAGCCATGATCAAGGTCGAAGGCGAAGGAATGCGCCAGGTGACCTGGGTTCGCATCATGGAGGTCGAACAGGGCGACTGGGCGATCGGAGGCAACCGCCTCGGTGCAGATGACGTGCAGGCGCTCAAGGCCGCCTGA
- a CDS encoding NAD(P)H-dependent flavin oxidoreductase, which translates to MFKGLKPIVYGGREVWPLVEGGKGVSATNHASSGAWAAAGGIGTVSAVNADSYDEDGIPIPQVYPQSTRKERFEQLVRYGIDGATEQVKRAYEIANGQGAININVLWEMGGAQQVLEGVLENCKGLVTGVTCGAGMPYKLAEIAARYNVNYLPIISSARAFRALWKRSYSKVPELMAAVVYEDPWLAGGHNGLSNAEDPRKPEDPYPRVKALRETMRAEGVSEDTAIVMAGGVWFLREWNDWIDNPELGKIVFQFGTRPLLTKESPIPQVWKDMLRTVEPGDVLLHKFSPTGFYSSAVKTPFLYDLMHRSERQIPIFKRDEEEGTIPLLDHGKAKYFFVHPGDQRKALAWIHEGFTEPMKTPDNTVVFVTPESAEQIRADQQGCMGCLSHCQFSSWKDHDDHTTGRLADPRSFCIQKTLQDIAHGGDPDENLAFAGHAAYRFKQDPFYSNNFTPTVKELVERILTGD; encoded by the coding sequence TTGTTCAAGGGACTTAAACCCATCGTTTATGGGGGTCGCGAGGTTTGGCCTTTGGTCGAAGGCGGCAAGGGTGTTTCGGCGACCAATCACGCATCGAGCGGAGCCTGGGCCGCCGCGGGAGGCATCGGCACGGTCAGCGCAGTGAATGCCGACAGCTACGACGAAGACGGCATTCCCATTCCGCAGGTCTACCCGCAGTCCACGCGCAAGGAGCGCTTCGAACAGCTCGTCCGTTACGGGATCGATGGCGCCACCGAACAGGTCAAGCGCGCCTATGAAATCGCTAACGGCCAAGGCGCGATCAACATCAACGTCTTGTGGGAAATGGGCGGCGCCCAGCAGGTGCTCGAAGGCGTGCTGGAAAACTGCAAGGGGCTGGTCACCGGCGTCACCTGCGGCGCGGGCATGCCGTACAAGCTGGCCGAGATCGCGGCGCGCTATAACGTCAATTACCTCCCTATCATCAGTTCGGCCCGCGCTTTCCGCGCCCTGTGGAAGCGCAGCTATTCCAAGGTTCCGGAACTGATGGCTGCAGTGGTCTACGAAGATCCGTGGTTGGCGGGCGGTCACAACGGACTGTCCAATGCCGAGGATCCCCGCAAGCCCGAAGATCCCTATCCGCGCGTCAAGGCGCTACGCGAAACGATGCGCGCCGAAGGGGTTTCAGAAGACACCGCCATCGTCATGGCCGGCGGGGTGTGGTTCCTGCGCGAATGGAACGACTGGATCGACAATCCTGAGCTCGGCAAGATCGTGTTCCAGTTCGGTACGCGTCCGCTGCTGACCAAGGAAAGTCCGATCCCGCAGGTGTGGAAGGACATGCTGCGCACGGTCGAGCCGGGCGACGTGCTGCTGCACAAGTTCTCGCCGACGGGCTTCTATTCCTCCGCGGTCAAGACGCCCTTCCTCTACGACCTTATGCACCGGTCGGAGCGGCAGATCCCGATCTTCAAGCGCGACGAGGAAGAGGGCACGATCCCGCTGCTCGATCATGGCAAGGCGAAATACTTCTTCGTCCACCCCGGCGACCAGCGCAAGGCGCTCGCCTGGATCCATGAAGGCTTCACCGAGCCGATGAAGACGCCAGACAATACGGTGGTTTTTGTGACGCCCGAAAGCGCGGAGCAGATCCGTGCCGACCAGCAAGGCTGCATGGGCTGCCTGTCGCATTGCCAGTTCTCGAGCTGGAAGGATCACGACGATCACACCACCGGTCGCCTCGCCGATCCGCGCAGCTTCTGCATCCAGAAGACGCTGCAGGACATCGCGCACGGCGGCGATCCGGACGAGAACCTCGCCTTCGCGGGCCATGCGGCTTACCGCTTCAAGCAAGACCCGTTCTACTCGAACAACTTCACGCCGACAGTCAAGGAACTGGTCGAGCGCATTCTGACCGGCGACTGA
- a CDS encoding class I SAM-dependent methyltransferase: MFRSASALLLLGGLTACQPGAEQSDRPETSLEFPQPDRPVSETVATDFSTEDARDSRGEAQKVMDLANISTGMTVADIGAGEGYYTVRLAERVGEGGRVLAQDIDREALGRLGDRVERERLDNVSIKLGSEDDPQLPVDSFDRIFLVHMYHEVSEPYAFLWRLWPALTEEGEVIVVDSDRPTDQHGIPPLLLSCEFEAVGYRLVEFVEKPDIRGYFARFERGATRKNPSEIKACRVDLAA; encoded by the coding sequence ATGTTTCGTTCCGCGTCGGCGTTGCTTCTGCTGGGTGGCTTGACCGCATGCCAACCCGGTGCAGAACAATCCGACCGTCCCGAGACTTCCCTGGAGTTTCCGCAGCCCGATCGGCCCGTGTCTGAAACGGTGGCGACGGATTTCTCGACCGAAGACGCCCGCGACAGCCGCGGTGAGGCGCAGAAGGTGATGGACCTCGCGAATATCAGCACCGGGATGACGGTGGCCGATATCGGCGCAGGTGAGGGCTATTACACCGTACGATTGGCCGAACGAGTGGGCGAGGGCGGCCGGGTACTGGCGCAGGATATCGATCGCGAAGCGCTGGGCCGGCTTGGCGACCGCGTCGAGCGCGAACGGTTGGACAATGTCTCGATCAAGCTCGGCAGCGAAGATGATCCGCAGCTTCCGGTCGACAGTTTCGACCGAATCTTCCTGGTCCACATGTATCACGAGGTGAGCGAACCTTACGCCTTCCTCTGGCGGTTATGGCCCGCGCTGACCGAGGAAGGCGAGGTGATCGTGGTCGATTCCGATCGGCCGACCGATCAGCATGGAATTCCTCCTCTCCTGCTGTCATGCGAGTTCGAAGCGGTCGGTTACCGGCTCGTCGAATTCGTCGAGAAACCCGATATTCGCGGATACTTCGCGCGCTTCGAAAGAGGCGCCACGCGCAAGAATCCTTCTGAAATCAAGGCCTGCCGGGTGGACCTCGCCGCCTAG
- the prfB gene encoding peptide chain release factor 2 produces the protein MRAEGQAHIDRIEAALKLVRQSLDWERALRRLDELNARVQDPTLWDNPKEAQAISREQKQLETAVNTVNEISSEMADAIEFVEMGEAEGDDDVVREGLASLEGLAKRADADKVHALLSGEADGNDTYLEIHAGAGGTESQDWAEMLLRMYSRWAERRGFKVETVEYQAGEQAGIKSATLLIKGENAYGYAKTESGVHRLVRISPYDSSARRHTSFCSVWVYPVIDDDFEIEINESDLKIDTYRASGAGGQHVNTTDSAVRITHQPTGIVVASQNDRSQHKNRATAMNMLKARLYEREMAEREAAASGEYQEKSEIGWGHQIRSYVLQPYQMVKDLRTGVTSSSPDSVLDGAIDDYISAALAQRVTGEKVEVEDVE, from the coding sequence ATGCGTGCCGAAGGGCAGGCCCATATTGATCGGATCGAAGCGGCTCTCAAGCTCGTGCGCCAATCGCTCGACTGGGAGCGTGCCTTGCGTCGGCTCGACGAGCTGAACGCGCGCGTGCAGGATCCGACGCTGTGGGACAATCCCAAGGAAGCGCAGGCCATCAGCCGCGAGCAGAAACAGCTCGAGACCGCAGTGAATACGGTCAACGAGATTTCTTCGGAGATGGCGGACGCGATCGAGTTCGTGGAGATGGGCGAGGCCGAGGGTGACGACGATGTGGTCCGTGAAGGGCTCGCAAGCCTGGAAGGTCTCGCCAAGCGTGCCGATGCTGACAAGGTCCATGCGCTGCTTTCGGGCGAGGCCGACGGCAACGATACCTATCTCGAAATCCACGCTGGCGCCGGCGGCACGGAGAGCCAGGATTGGGCCGAAATGCTCCTGCGCATGTATTCCCGATGGGCCGAGCGGCGCGGGTTCAAGGTCGAGACGGTCGAATACCAGGCGGGCGAGCAGGCCGGAATCAAGTCCGCAACGCTGCTGATCAAGGGCGAAAACGCTTATGGTTATGCCAAGACCGAAAGCGGGGTGCACCGGCTCGTCCGGATCAGCCCCTATGACAGCTCGGCCCGGCGCCACACCAGCTTCTGCTCGGTTTGGGTCTATCCCGTGATCGACGACGATTTCGAGATCGAGATCAACGAGAGCGACCTCAAGATCGACACCTACCGCGCCTCGGGCGCTGGCGGGCAGCACGTCAACACGACGGACTCTGCCGTCCGCATCACCCACCAGCCGACCGGCATCGTGGTTGCGAGCCAGAACGACCGCAGCCAACACAAGAACCGTGCGACCGCGATGAACATGCTCAAGGCCCGGCTGTATGAGCGCGAGATGGCGGAACGCGAGGCCGCGGCCTCGGGCGAGTACCAGGAGAAGAGCGAGATTGGTTGGGGCCACCAGATCCGCAGCTATGTCCTGCAGCCGTACCAAATGGTGAAGGACCTGCGCACTGGCGTGACCTCGAGTTCGCCGGATAGCGTGCTCGACGGCGCGATCGACGACTACATTTCTGCCGCACTCGCCCAGCGCGTAACTGGAGAAAAGGTGGAAGTGGAGGACGTCGAGTAA
- a CDS encoding peroxiredoxin, whose amino-acid sequence MTRILKTIAMGAALALGLSAPASAELSKGAFAPGFSTQVALAGKQSGFSLRAALAKGPVVLYFYPKAFTKGCTLEANAFAEAMDEFKAAGATVVGMSNDDIATLKRFSTEECRDAFAVGVASPQLIKAYDVALIRDGKDSGVANRTSYVIAQNGKIVLVHSDLDYRDHVRLTLDAVRQLNKGRR is encoded by the coding sequence ATGACCAGGATCTTGAAGACAATCGCCATGGGCGCAGCATTGGCGCTGGGACTTTCGGCCCCCGCGTCGGCAGAACTGAGCAAGGGCGCTTTCGCCCCGGGCTTCAGCACCCAGGTTGCGCTGGCCGGCAAGCAGTCCGGTTTTTCGCTTCGCGCCGCGCTGGCGAAGGGGCCGGTGGTTCTCTATTTCTATCCCAAGGCGTTCACGAAGGGCTGCACCCTCGAGGCCAATGCATTCGCCGAAGCGATGGACGAATTCAAAGCTGCCGGGGCAACCGTTGTCGGCATGTCCAACGACGATATCGCGACGCTCAAGCGGTTCAGCACGGAAGAATGCCGTGACGCCTTCGCCGTCGGTGTGGCCAGTCCTCAACTGATAAAAGCCTATGATGTGGCGCTGATCAGGGATGGCAAGGACTCGGGTGTGGCAAATCGCACAAGCTACGTCATTGCCCAGAACGGCAAGATCGTTCTGGTGCATTCGGACCTGGACTATCGCGACCATGTCCGGCTGACACTCGATGCGGTTCGCCAACTGAACAAAGGACGCAGGTAG
- a CDS encoding penicillin-binding protein 1A, which translates to MEEQSTVEYARYRLRRDSNAALEWFRSNWREHRLFRWGARALAAAVVLAIVIWALLARDLPDAESLVDYETPLPTVVRGIDGEIVHSYARERRVQLQYIDFPQQMIEAFLSAEDKTFFSHGGVDLTGTANAVFDYAVKFGSGERAVGGSTITQQVAKNLLLGDEYSVTRKLKEMILARRIEGVLTKQEILELYLNEIPLGRRSFGVQAAARAYFDKDVGQLELHEMAFLSILPKAPERYGRKANEQLAITRRNFVLGQMEDNGFINAEQMREAQAKPLGLVTQRRERSVDAGYFLEEVRRQLIEQFGETAETGPNSVYAGGLWVRTSLDPELQEAARDALRAGLLRYHGNRGWTGPIATIDVSEGNWAGQLASSYLGIGYKDWRVGVVTRRSGSSASIGFSDGSEAPLSGLPDKLKAGDIIAAAPQGSGYVVRTIPEVSGGFLAEAVQTGRVLAMQGGFDNRLSDFNRATQAQRQPGSTIKPFVYATGLETGMTPASEVPDQTFCFYQGANLGEKCFRNFGGGGGGVHTMRWGLEQSRNLMTVHIAMEAGMPEVIKTFESVGIGSYEPYPAFALGAGDTTVGKMVNAYAALANHGRLHEQTVIDYVQDRRGNVIWRADKRKCESCNMPQWDGKAMPRFGPQGRPTMDPRTAYQVIHMLEGVVTRGTAVRLRDLDLPLFGKTGTTSGPTNAWFVGGSPEIVAGMYVGFDQPRNLGGWVQGGNTAAPIFKDFVQATRKRWKDEPAVAPTGIRMVRIDRRSGKRVFDAWPTDDPLASVIWEAFKPDTEPPRATRQDEIAARRNEILELIRRGRGGGEQQVVATDGDGQPRDFVEDQGGIY; encoded by the coding sequence ATGGAAGAACAATCGACAGTCGAATACGCCCGCTATCGCCTGAGGCGTGACAGCAACGCCGCGTTGGAGTGGTTTCGAAGCAATTGGCGCGAACATCGCCTGTTCCGCTGGGGTGCCCGGGCGCTCGCCGCGGCGGTCGTGCTGGCGATTGTCATCTGGGCATTGCTGGCGCGCGATCTTCCCGATGCCGAATCGCTGGTGGATTACGAGACTCCGCTGCCGACCGTCGTGCGCGGGATCGATGGTGAAATCGTCCATTCCTATGCCCGCGAACGACGCGTGCAGCTGCAGTATATTGATTTCCCGCAACAGATGATCGAGGCGTTCCTGTCGGCGGAGGACAAGACCTTCTTCAGCCATGGCGGTGTCGACCTTACCGGGACCGCCAACGCCGTGTTCGACTATGCGGTCAAGTTCGGTTCGGGCGAGCGCGCGGTGGGCGGCTCGACCATTACCCAGCAGGTCGCCAAGAACCTGCTGCTGGGCGATGAGTATTCGGTGACGCGCAAGCTTAAGGAGATGATCCTTGCCCGGCGCATCGAAGGGGTTCTCACCAAACAGGAAATCCTCGAACTCTATCTCAACGAAATCCCGCTCGGTCGGCGCAGCTTCGGCGTGCAAGCCGCCGCTCGCGCCTATTTCGACAAGGACGTGGGCCAGCTCGAACTGCACGAGATGGCTTTCTTGTCGATCCTTCCAAAGGCGCCGGAGCGCTATGGCCGCAAGGCAAACGAGCAACTCGCCATCACGCGGCGGAATTTCGTGCTCGGCCAGATGGAAGACAACGGTTTCATCAATGCCGAACAAATGCGCGAGGCGCAGGCAAAGCCGCTGGGCCTGGTCACACAGCGACGCGAGCGCTCGGTCGATGCAGGCTACTTCCTCGAGGAGGTGCGGCGCCAATTGATCGAGCAATTTGGAGAGACCGCGGAAACCGGTCCGAACAGCGTTTATGCGGGCGGCCTGTGGGTGCGCACCTCGCTCGATCCCGAATTGCAGGAAGCGGCGCGCGACGCCCTGCGGGCTGGATTGCTGCGCTATCATGGCAACCGCGGGTGGACCGGCCCGATCGCGACGATTGACGTGAGCGAAGGCAATTGGGCCGGCCAGCTTGCCAGCTCCTATCTCGGGATCGGCTACAAGGATTGGCGCGTCGGCGTGGTTACCCGGCGTAGCGGGTCCTCGGCCAGCATCGGGTTTTCCGACGGTTCGGAAGCCCCGCTTTCAGGTCTGCCCGACAAACTCAAGGCGGGCGATATCATCGCGGCCGCACCGCAAGGCAGCGGCTATGTCGTGCGCACAATCCCCGAGGTATCGGGCGGCTTCCTGGCCGAGGCCGTGCAAACCGGCCGGGTGCTGGCCATGCAGGGTGGCTTCGACAATCGCCTCTCCGACTTCAACCGCGCGACCCAGGCGCAGCGCCAGCCCGGCTCGACCATCAAGCCCTTCGTCTATGCGACCGGTCTCGAGACCGGGATGACGCCGGCGAGCGAAGTGCCCGACCAGACGTTCTGCTTCTACCAGGGGGCGAACCTCGGCGAGAAGTGCTTCCGCAACTTCGGCGGTGGGGGTGGCGGCGTCCACACCATGCGCTGGGGCCTGGAGCAGTCACGCAACCTGATGACCGTCCATATCGCGATGGAAGCGGGCATGCCCGAGGTGATCAAGACGTTCGAAAGCGTCGGGATCGGCTCCTATGAGCCCTATCCTGCTTTTGCACTGGGTGCCGGTGACACCACCGTGGGCAAGATGGTCAACGCCTATGCCGCCCTCGCCAATCATGGACGTCTGCACGAGCAGACGGTCATCGACTACGTGCAGGATCGCCGCGGCAACGTGATCTGGCGCGCCGACAAGCGGAAGTGCGAAAGCTGCAACATGCCGCAGTGGGATGGCAAGGCGATGCCCCGCTTCGGCCCGCAGGGCAGGCCGACGATGGATCCACGCACCGCCTACCAGGTCATCCACATGCTCGAAGGCGTCGTCACGCGCGGTACTGCCGTTCGCTTGCGCGACCTCGACCTGCCGTTGTTCGGCAAAACGGGGACGACTTCCGGCCCTACCAACGCATGGTTCGTCGGTGGCTCGCCCGAAATCGTCGCCGGCATGTACGTCGGCTTCGACCAGCCGAGAAACCTCGGCGGTTGGGTACAGGGCGGCAACACGGCGGCGCCGATCTTCAAGGACTTTGTGCAAGCGACCAGGAAGCGCTGGAAGGACGAACCGGCAGTTGCCCCCACCGGCATTCGCATGGTCCGGATCGATCGCCGTTCGGGCAAGCGCGTGTTCGACGCCTGGCCGACCGACGATCCGCTCGCCTCGGTAATCTGGGAGGCATTCAAGCCGGACACCGAACCGCCACGGGCCACCCGCCAAGACGAGATTGCCGCGAGGCGCAACGAGATCCTCGAGCTGATCCGCCGCGGAAGAGGTGGCGGAGAGCAGCAGGTCGTGGCGACAGACGGCGATGGCCAACCGCGAGATTTCGTCGAGGACCAGGGCGGTATATACTGA